A stretch of Trichomycterus rosablanca isolate fTriRos1 chromosome 8, fTriRos1.hap1, whole genome shotgun sequence DNA encodes these proteins:
- the LOC134319053 gene encoding troponin I, slow skeletal muscle-like, giving the protein YESLPKCITFCLLQKKTKPKISASRRLFLKTKVLKKAFVLLEEEKKEKKIERETTLNERVPSLKLAGLSIQDLQNLCKDLHRKIDVVDEERYDIEAKVSKNEREIAELNHKIFELKGKMKRPNLKRVRVSADAMLGALLGAKHKESIDFKANLKTVKKEEEKREEVTDWRKNVDAMSGMEGRKKMFAGTSS; this is encoded by the exons TATGAAAGTCTACCTAAATGTATTACTTTCTGTTTattgcagaaaaaaacaaagccaAAGATCTCAGCATCACGGCGATTATTCTTAAAG ACGAAAGTCCTGAAGAAAGCTTTTGTTTTGCTGGAGGAggagaagaaagagaaaaagattGAAAGAGAAACAACCCTAAATGAAAGAGTACCATCTCTCAAGTTGGCTGGGTTATCGATTCAAGATTTACAG AATCTGTGTAAAGATCTGCATCGTAAAATTGATGTTGTTGATGAGGAACGCTATGACATTGAAGCAAAAGTGTCAAAAAATGAAAGAGAG ATTGCAGAATTAAACCACAAAATATTTGAGCTGAAGGGTAAAATGAAGAGGCCTAACTTGAAGCGAGTAAGGGTGTCTGCGGATGCCATGCTCGGAGCTCTGCTTGGCGCCAAACACAAGGAGTCCATCGACTTCAAGGCCAACCTTAAGACAGTCAAGAAAGAGGAGGAAAAG AGAGAGGAAGTGACTGACTGGCGTAAGAACGTGGATGCCATGTCTGGTATGGAAGGCAGGAAGAAGATGTTTGCTGGTACATcatcttaa
- the bpgm gene encoding bisphosphoglycerate mutase: MSKHKLFLLRHGEGAWNKENRFCSWVDQKLSENGVLEAQECGRLLKQHGYQFDHVFTSILSRSIQTAWLVLEAMAQEWVPVTKSWRLNERHYGALIGLNRAEMALNHGEEQVKLWRRSYDITPPPIDESHPYFAEIYNDRRYSTCDVPKDQLPKTESLKEVLDRLLPYWNEVIVPEIKSGKTILISAHGNSCRALLKHLEGISETDIVNVTLPTGIPVLLELDENLQTVKPRELLGDAAKIEAAIKKVENQGKIRQ; this comes from the exons ATGTCGAAGCACAAACTCTTTCTTCTGCGTCATGGTGAGGGAGCGTGGAACAAAGAGAACCGTTTTTGCAGCTGGGTAGACCAGAAGCTGAGCGAGAACGGGGTTTTGGAGGCTCAGGAGTGTGGGAGGTTGCTGAAGCAGCATGGCTACCAGTTTGACCATGTTTTTACCTCCATCCTCAGCCGCTCCATTCAGACAGCTTGGCTTGTGTTGGAGGCCATGGCCCAAGAGTGGGTGCCCGTCACCAAGTCCTGGAGGCTAAACGAACGCCACTATGGAGCGCTGATTGGCTTGAACCGGGCTGAGATGGCACTAAACCACGGTGAAGAGCAGGTTAAGCTATGGAGGAGAAGTTATGACATCACGCCACCCCCCATTGATGAATCCCATCCCTATTTTGCAGAGATCTATAATGATCGTAGGTACAGCACATGTGATGTGCCAAAAGATCAGCTGCCCAAAACGGAGAGCCTAAAGGAAGTGCTGGACAGGCTCTTACCCTACTGGAATGAGGTTATTGTTCCTGAAATAAAGAGTGGCAAAACGATTCTTATTTCAGCTCATGGAAACAGCTGCAGAGCCTTGCTTAAACATCTAGAAG GTATATCAGAAACCGACATTGTTAATGTTACTCTACCCACTGGCATACCAGTTCTGCTGGAGTTGGATGAAAATCTTCAAACAGTAAAGCCCAGAGAGCTGCTGGGTGATGCGGCCAAAATTGAGGCAGCCATCAAAAAGGTTGAGAATCAGGGGAAAATCAGACAGTAA